The Lujinxingia vulgaris genome segment TGCTGGTCGCTGCCGACGCTGGCGAGGCCAAAGATCTGGGCCGCTACGCCAACCGCCTCGACCTGCCGATGGCGATCATCGACAAGCGCCGCGACGGCGACGATGAGCGCCCGCGCGCCGTCAGCCTGATCGGTGATGTGAAGGGCAAGGTCGCCGTGATCGTCGACGACGAGATCGCCAGCGGCGGCACGCTCATCGAGGCGGCGACCTTCCTCAAAGAGAAGGGCGCCGACAAGGTGCTGGCCACGGCCACCCACCCGATCTTCAGCTCCAACGCCGCCGAGCGCATCGATGGCGCGTTCATCGACAAGGTGTTTGTGACCGACACCGTGCCCCTGCGCGACAACCAGCAGTCGGAGAAGGTGGAGGTGATCTCGGTGGCCAAAGAGTTCGCCGAGGCCATCAGCCGTATTCACGACGGGCGCTCGGTCAGCGAGCTCTTTCACGCCAAGAAGCCCATGAAGCAGTCCTGAGGATAGATTTTTGATCTTCTGAGGATCAAAAAGCCCCGGTGCGAAGGCGCCGGGGCTTTTATATGCTCGTTTATGCTCGGAACGCAGGACGGTTAAAAACGCCCGGAGGGCTCAATCATGTTGAGAAAATCGACCATGGAGATGCCCGGTTCATAGACGGCGTCGAAGTCATCGAGAGCGTCGAGGGCAGGCTCGCGCTCGGTGAGTTCCGCCCATTTTAAGAAGGGCACCAGGAAGGGGCGGGCGGCCTCCACCTCGCGGTAGAGAAGATGAGCGGTGATGTCGCCTTCGTCGAGAAATCCCGAGCTCTGGTAGTGCTCCAGAAAGCCCTCGCGGTCGTACTCGACCTGGCGGAGGGTGACCTCGCGGGAGGGGCCGCTCCCGTTGAGGATGGCGTATTGGGCACGCCAGTCGCCGTTGAAAGGAAGTCCCACGGAGCCGACGTTGACGATCAGGCCGTCTTCAAAGCGGTGGACGAGCGGGCGGTGGGTGTGGGCGCAGATGAGCGTGGAGCCCTCGATCGCGTCGAAATGCTCGCGCAGACGATCTTCGGGGGTCCAGGCGCCGATGCCCTCGCTGTGGGAGCGTGGCGAGCCGTGGAAGACTTCGAGAGTGGGATCGGTGGAGGCATGAAGGGAGAAGGGCAGGGCGTCGATGAAGGCGACGGCCTCTGCGCTGAGTTCGCGGGCCATCCAGCGCGATCCGGCCCATTCATCGAGGGTGCGCCAGGGGTCGGGGATGTCGCCGCGGCAGAAGGAGAGGAGGTAATCCTCGTGGTTTCCGCGCACGCTGCGCCAGCCCAGCTCGGCGATGCGCGCGACCACGGCGCTGCCCTGGGGGCCGCGTCCGACCAGATCTCCGGCGACGATGACCTCATCGACCTGATGGGCGGCGATGTCGGCGATGACCGCGTCGAGGGCGAAGAGGTTGGCGTGAACATCAGCGAGGATAGCAATCGTAGGCATGAAGGCTCAGCGTGCTGGCGAGGGGGTCAGGTCCAGAGGTAGGGCTTCCAATCCTCGGGGTGCTCCTCAAGGTTACCCGCCCCGGCGCTGAATGGCCACCAGCGCGGCTCGTAGGGCTGGGTGATCAGCGGCATGCGCGCCTCGGAGGGGGTGCGGGAGTTTTTGCGACGATTGCAGGGCTGGCAGCTCGTGGCGATGTTGGTCCAGGTGGTTTCTCCACCGCGACTTCGGGGCATGACGTGGTCGAAGGTAAGGTCGGCACCGTTAAAACGCTCGCCACAGTACTGACAGCGGTAGCCGTCGCGGCGGTAGACGTTGTTGCGCGAGAACTGCACGCGTCGCCGGGGGATGCGCACCCGGCGCAAAAGGCGCAGCACCGAGGGCAGCTCCAGCGAGGTGTGGGCGGAGTGCACCTGGCGCTCCTGGGAGACGAGGACTTCGGCTTTGCCCAGCCATAAGAGCGTGACGGCCTTTCGCCAGTCGACAATCGAGAGGGGCTCGTAGGAGGCGTTGAGCAAGAGGGCGGGTTTCA includes the following:
- a CDS encoding metallophosphoesterase family protein, giving the protein MPTIAILADVHANLFALDAVIADIAAHQVDEVIVAGDLVGRGPQGSAVVARIAELGWRSVRGNHEDYLLSFCRGDIPDPWRTLDEWAGSRWMARELSAEAVAFIDALPFSLHASTDPTLEVFHGSPRSHSEGIGAWTPEDRLREHFDAIEGSTLICAHTHRPLVHRFEDGLIVNVGSVGLPFNGDWRAQYAILNGSGPSREVTLRQVEYDREGFLEHYQSSGFLDEGDITAHLLYREVEAARPFLVPFLKWAELTEREPALDALDDFDAVYEPGISMVDFLNMIEPSGRF
- a CDS encoding HNH endonuclease — translated: MKPALLLNASYEPLSIVDWRKAVTLLWLGKAEVLVSQERQVHSAHTSLELPSVLRLLRRVRIPRRRVQFSRNNVYRRDGYRCQYCGERFNGADLTFDHVMPRSRGGETTWTNIATSCQPCNRRKNSRTPSEARMPLITQPYEPRWWPFSAGAGNLEEHPEDWKPYLWT